In the Hylaeus volcanicus isolate JK05 chromosome 1, UHH_iyHylVolc1.0_haploid, whole genome shotgun sequence genome, one interval contains:
- the LOC128878706 gene encoding alpha-ketoglutarate dehydrogenase component 4 isoform X2, with product MMASKGWKVVKPHVPMIKFRKGGINRGSAATSPAHAGAATLQQNKVGATGPNVTVLPTIEDIYLPPRFQRRPIDEKEIAYINRGGPE from the exons atgATGGCAAGTAAAGGGTGGAAG GTTGTAAAGCCTCACGTGCCGATGATTAAATTTCGCAAGGGCGGAATCAACAGAG GTTCAGCGGCCACATCGCCTGCGCATGCAGGGGCGGCGACGTTACAACAGAATAAAGTTGGTGCGACGGGCCCAAATGTGACCGTTTTGCCGACGATAGAGGATATTTATCTACCTCCACGATTCCAAAGACGGCCCAtagacgaaaaagaaatagcaTATATCAAT cGAGGTGGTCCAGAATAA
- the LOC128878624 gene encoding resistance to inhibitors of cholinesterase protein 3-like isoform X3 translates to MAEITDFGPRKTVFILAIVAGCFAVLWPKIFYPMLTASVTPHHTSDSSVTLRQERRTPPHAGGLHPALRERGRAIPSSHIVPKVVDRPDHVVPKMRPPLGGAGHVVSAPKGSSTMGIIMPLYTLGIVLFFLYTIVKVLKKNSDSEIISEYPGVAAEKEFRKMVFSPEAFASAMTGGTMHYQKDRSETPEGPAPTIEELKDQAAGDIEIDQLRRRLVETEAAMERIVVQMGNISRSVMHSPSSQQELKDGTVVQAEHSNTDDEVENIENSPTVKVMGMEMTASCEGKGSRPTTPIIPISPSHVEREKTPPKPIYLEGALPPQCELLVTDSKTQAQKAEEDTEAPVVLSGKMTLSLISLDQNAAESEDENHEVQETEDAITLDMDDKEKESRVKTLESGIQENVQIKTETEHANEDYERREMRIGEDEDEEDEDEEDEVEDEEIVEEEVEEEDEEVVVEEYEEEEEEDDDDDEEEEEQEIEIDNSKNDNLEEEKVEIDNDEDEEEVGISEYEEDDDPEEEEEDELDEEEEEEEEEDIEELPLDLVRRGVKTEIKKHEKEEV, encoded by the exons ATGGCTGAGATAACGGATTTCGGTCCACGAAAGACGGTTTTTATTCTGGCCATTGTGGCTGGCTGCTTCGCGGTATTATGGCCGAAAATTTTCTATCCTATGCTCACAGCATCTGTCACTCCACATCACACATCCGACAGCTCTG taacaCTACGACAAGAACGACGTACACCCCCTCATGCAGGTGGTCTACATCCTGCATTGAGAGAACGTGGAAGAGCCATACCTTCCTCTCACATTGTACCAAAAGTGGTAGATAGACCTGATCATGTTGTGCCAAAAATGAGACCACCCTTGGGAGGTGCAGGTCATGTTGTTTCTGCACCAAAAGGAAGTAGCACAATGGGAATCATCATGCCACTATATACTTTAGGCATTGTACTGTTTTTCCTGTATACAATTGTCAAG gtgttgaagaaaaattcggATAGCGAGATCATTTCGGAATATCCGGGAGTTGCGGCggaaaaagaatttcgaaaaatggtATTTAGTCCCGAGGCTTTCGCTAGCGCAATGACTGGTGGTACAATGCATTATCAAAAGGATAGATCGGAAACACCCGAGGGACCCGCCCCCACCATAGAGGAATTAAAGGATC AAGCGGCAGGAGACATAGAGATAGATCAACTGAGACGACGTTTGGTCGAGACGGAAGCAGCCATGGAAAGAATTGTTGTCCAGATGGGCAACATATCACGTTCAGTTATGCATAGTCCAAGCTCACAACAAGAACTCAAG gACGGTACCGTTGTCCAGGCTGAGCATAGTAATACAGATGATGAagtagaaaatatagaaaattcgCCGACTGTTAAAGTCATGGGTATGGAAATGACAGCTAGTTGCGAGGGTAAGGGTAGTAGACCTACTACTCCTATAATACCTATTTCACCcag TCATGTTGAGAGGGAGAAAACGCCGCCTAAACCTATCTATTTAGAAGGTGCACTTCCTCCACAATGTGAATTACTCGTAACCGATTCAAAAACACAAGCTCAAAAAGCAGAAGAGGACACAGAAGCACCTGTCGTACTCTCAGGCAAAATGACCCTCTCTCTCATCAGTCTCGACCAAAATGCAGCt GAATCAGAAGATGAAAATCATGAAGTACAGGAAACGGAAGATGCAATCACCTTGGACATGGATGACAAGGAAAAGGAGTCACGCGTTAAAACACTTGAAAGTggtatacaagaaaatgtacAGATTAAGACAGAAACTGAACATGCAAATGAAGATTACGAAAGGAGAGAAATGAGAATAGGCGAAgacgaagatgaagaagacgaagatgaagaagacGAAGTAGAAGACGAAGAGATTGTGGAAGAGGAAgtggaagaagaagatgaagaggTTGTGGTAGAGGAatatgaagaagaagaagaagaagatgatgatgatgatgaagaagaagaagagcaagaaattgaaatagacAATAGTAAAAATGACAAtcttgaagaagaaaaagttgaaataGACAATgacgaagatgaagaagaagtgGGTATAAGTGAGTATGAAGAAGATGATGATCctgaagaagaggaagaagatgaactagatgaagaagaagaagaggaagaagaagaggataTAGAAGAACTACCACTGGACTTAGTACGTAGAGGagtaaaaacagaaataaaaaaacatgaaaaggAGGAAGTATAA
- the LOC128878624 gene encoding HIV Tat-specific factor 1 homolog isoform X2 yields the protein MAEITDFGPRKTVFILAIVAGCFAVLWPKIFYPMLTASVTPHHTSDSSACCDVIFQSDVNAADIMYEICQNILKHHQVDPRVRDALKTIKLTPQSASLCREEILARCGIDLSTFLAERESLGKSNKQVLEEIRSFNGSLCLKMHFGIPLSQLGTPHLIRYHILMPHITLRQERRTPPHAGGLHPALRERGRAIPSSHIVPKVVDRPDHVVPKMRPPLGGAGHVVSAPKGSSTMGIIMPLYTLGIVLFFLYTIVKVLKKNSDSEIISEYPGVAAEKEFRKMVFSPEAFASAMTGGTMHYQKDRSETPEGPAPTIEELKDLDGPPKSKDLAGVDHSSKDGTVVQAEHSNTDDEVENIENSPTVKVMGMEMTASCEGKGSRPTTPIIPISPSHVEREKTPPKPIYLEGALPPQCELLVTDSKTQAQKAEEDTEAPVVLSGKMTLSLISLDQNAAESEDENHEVQETEDAITLDMDDKEKESRVKTLESGIQENVQIKTETEHANEDYERREMRIGEDEDEEDEDEEDEVEDEEIVEEEVEEEDEEVVVEEYEEEEEEDDDDDEEEEEQEIEIDNSKNDNLEEEKVEIDNDEDEEEVGISEYEEDDDPEEEEEDELDEEEEEEEEEDIEELPLDLVRRGVKTEIKKHEKEEV from the exons ATGGCTGAGATAACGGATTTCGGTCCACGAAAGACGGTTTTTATTCTGGCCATTGTGGCTGGCTGCTTCGCGGTATTATGGCCGAAAATTTTCTATCCTATGCTCACAGCATCTGTCACTCCACATCACACATCCGACAGCTCTG ccTGCTGCGacgtaatatttcaaagtgaTGTCAATGCTGCTGATATTATGTATGAAATATGTCAGAATATATTGAAGCATCATCAAGTTGATCCACGAGTAAGGGATGCTCTGAAAACTATAAAGCTGACACCCCAAAGCGCAAGTTTATGTAGAGAAGAAATTTTAGCCAGATGTGGCATAGATTTATCTACATTTCTTGCAGAAAGGGAAAGCTTGGGAAAATCTAATAAACAAGTTTTGGAAGAAATCAGATCATTTAATGGTTCCCTATGCCTTAAGATGCATTTTGGTATACCCCTTTCTCAGTTAGGAACTCCACATCTCATCAgatatcatattttaatgCCACACA taacaCTACGACAAGAACGACGTACACCCCCTCATGCAGGTGGTCTACATCCTGCATTGAGAGAACGTGGAAGAGCCATACCTTCCTCTCACATTGTACCAAAAGTGGTAGATAGACCTGATCATGTTGTGCCAAAAATGAGACCACCCTTGGGAGGTGCAGGTCATGTTGTTTCTGCACCAAAAGGAAGTAGCACAATGGGAATCATCATGCCACTATATACTTTAGGCATTGTACTGTTTTTCCTGTATACAATTGTCAAG gtgttgaagaaaaattcggATAGCGAGATCATTTCGGAATATCCGGGAGTTGCGGCggaaaaagaatttcgaaaaatggtATTTAGTCCCGAGGCTTTCGCTAGCGCAATGACTGGTGGTACAATGCATTATCAAAAGGATAGATCGGAAACACCCGAGGGACCCGCCCCCACCATAGAGGAATTAAAGGATC tAGATGGGCCTCCAAAGTCCAAAGATCTGGCAGGGGTCGATCACTCGTCTAAG gACGGTACCGTTGTCCAGGCTGAGCATAGTAATACAGATGATGAagtagaaaatatagaaaattcgCCGACTGTTAAAGTCATGGGTATGGAAATGACAGCTAGTTGCGAGGGTAAGGGTAGTAGACCTACTACTCCTATAATACCTATTTCACCcag TCATGTTGAGAGGGAGAAAACGCCGCCTAAACCTATCTATTTAGAAGGTGCACTTCCTCCACAATGTGAATTACTCGTAACCGATTCAAAAACACAAGCTCAAAAAGCAGAAGAGGACACAGAAGCACCTGTCGTACTCTCAGGCAAAATGACCCTCTCTCTCATCAGTCTCGACCAAAATGCAGCt GAATCAGAAGATGAAAATCATGAAGTACAGGAAACGGAAGATGCAATCACCTTGGACATGGATGACAAGGAAAAGGAGTCACGCGTTAAAACACTTGAAAGTggtatacaagaaaatgtacAGATTAAGACAGAAACTGAACATGCAAATGAAGATTACGAAAGGAGAGAAATGAGAATAGGCGAAgacgaagatgaagaagacgaagatgaagaagacGAAGTAGAAGACGAAGAGATTGTGGAAGAGGAAgtggaagaagaagatgaagaggTTGTGGTAGAGGAatatgaagaagaagaagaagaagatgatgatgatgatgaagaagaagaagagcaagaaattgaaatagacAATAGTAAAAATGACAAtcttgaagaagaaaaagttgaaataGACAATgacgaagatgaagaagaagtgGGTATAAGTGAGTATGAAGAAGATGATGATCctgaagaagaggaagaagatgaactagatgaagaagaagaagaggaagaagaagaggataTAGAAGAACTACCACTGGACTTAGTACGTAGAGGagtaaaaacagaaataaaaaaacatgaaaaggAGGAAGTATAA
- the LOC128878706 gene encoding alpha-ketoglutarate dehydrogenase component 4 isoform X1: MMASKGWKVVKPHVPMIKFRKGGINRASAGSAATSPAHAGAATLQQNKVGATGPNVTVLPTIEDIYLPPRFQRRPIDEKEIAYINRGGPE, from the exons atgATGGCAAGTAAAGGGTGGAAG GTTGTAAAGCCTCACGTGCCGATGATTAAATTTCGCAAGGGCGGAATCAACAGAG CAAGTGCAGGTTCAGCGGCCACATCGCCTGCGCATGCAGGGGCGGCGACGTTACAACAGAATAAAGTTGGTGCGACGGGCCCAAATGTGACCGTTTTGCCGACGATAGAGGATATTTATCTACCTCCACGATTCCAAAGACGGCCCAtagacgaaaaagaaatagcaTATATCAAT cGAGGTGGTCCAGAATAA
- the LOC128878624 gene encoding uncharacterized protein LOC128878624 isoform X1: MAEITDFGPRKTVFILAIVAGCFAVLWPKIFYPMLTASVTPHHTSDSSACCDVIFQSDVNAADIMYEICQNILKHHQVDPRVRDALKTIKLTPQSASLCREEILARCGIDLSTFLAERESLGKSNKQVLEEIRSFNGSLCLKMHFGIPLSQLGTPHLIRYHILMPHITLRQERRTPPHAGGLHPALRERGRAIPSSHIVPKVVDRPDHVVPKMRPPLGGAGHVVSAPKGSSTMGIIMPLYTLGIVLFFLYTIVKVLKKNSDSEIISEYPGVAAEKEFRKMVFSPEAFASAMTGGTMHYQKDRSETPEGPAPTIEELKDQAAGDIEIDQLRRRLVETEAAMERIVVQMGNISRSVMHSPSSQQELKDGTVVQAEHSNTDDEVENIENSPTVKVMGMEMTASCEGKGSRPTTPIIPISPSHVEREKTPPKPIYLEGALPPQCELLVTDSKTQAQKAEEDTEAPVVLSGKMTLSLISLDQNAAESEDENHEVQETEDAITLDMDDKEKESRVKTLESGIQENVQIKTETEHANEDYERREMRIGEDEDEEDEDEEDEVEDEEIVEEEVEEEDEEVVVEEYEEEEEEDDDDDEEEEEQEIEIDNSKNDNLEEEKVEIDNDEDEEEVGISEYEEDDDPEEEEEDELDEEEEEEEEEDIEELPLDLVRRGVKTEIKKHEKEEV, translated from the exons ATGGCTGAGATAACGGATTTCGGTCCACGAAAGACGGTTTTTATTCTGGCCATTGTGGCTGGCTGCTTCGCGGTATTATGGCCGAAAATTTTCTATCCTATGCTCACAGCATCTGTCACTCCACATCACACATCCGACAGCTCTG ccTGCTGCGacgtaatatttcaaagtgaTGTCAATGCTGCTGATATTATGTATGAAATATGTCAGAATATATTGAAGCATCATCAAGTTGATCCACGAGTAAGGGATGCTCTGAAAACTATAAAGCTGACACCCCAAAGCGCAAGTTTATGTAGAGAAGAAATTTTAGCCAGATGTGGCATAGATTTATCTACATTTCTTGCAGAAAGGGAAAGCTTGGGAAAATCTAATAAACAAGTTTTGGAAGAAATCAGATCATTTAATGGTTCCCTATGCCTTAAGATGCATTTTGGTATACCCCTTTCTCAGTTAGGAACTCCACATCTCATCAgatatcatattttaatgCCACACA taacaCTACGACAAGAACGACGTACACCCCCTCATGCAGGTGGTCTACATCCTGCATTGAGAGAACGTGGAAGAGCCATACCTTCCTCTCACATTGTACCAAAAGTGGTAGATAGACCTGATCATGTTGTGCCAAAAATGAGACCACCCTTGGGAGGTGCAGGTCATGTTGTTTCTGCACCAAAAGGAAGTAGCACAATGGGAATCATCATGCCACTATATACTTTAGGCATTGTACTGTTTTTCCTGTATACAATTGTCAAG gtgttgaagaaaaattcggATAGCGAGATCATTTCGGAATATCCGGGAGTTGCGGCggaaaaagaatttcgaaaaatggtATTTAGTCCCGAGGCTTTCGCTAGCGCAATGACTGGTGGTACAATGCATTATCAAAAGGATAGATCGGAAACACCCGAGGGACCCGCCCCCACCATAGAGGAATTAAAGGATC AAGCGGCAGGAGACATAGAGATAGATCAACTGAGACGACGTTTGGTCGAGACGGAAGCAGCCATGGAAAGAATTGTTGTCCAGATGGGCAACATATCACGTTCAGTTATGCATAGTCCAAGCTCACAACAAGAACTCAAG gACGGTACCGTTGTCCAGGCTGAGCATAGTAATACAGATGATGAagtagaaaatatagaaaattcgCCGACTGTTAAAGTCATGGGTATGGAAATGACAGCTAGTTGCGAGGGTAAGGGTAGTAGACCTACTACTCCTATAATACCTATTTCACCcag TCATGTTGAGAGGGAGAAAACGCCGCCTAAACCTATCTATTTAGAAGGTGCACTTCCTCCACAATGTGAATTACTCGTAACCGATTCAAAAACACAAGCTCAAAAAGCAGAAGAGGACACAGAAGCACCTGTCGTACTCTCAGGCAAAATGACCCTCTCTCTCATCAGTCTCGACCAAAATGCAGCt GAATCAGAAGATGAAAATCATGAAGTACAGGAAACGGAAGATGCAATCACCTTGGACATGGATGACAAGGAAAAGGAGTCACGCGTTAAAACACTTGAAAGTggtatacaagaaaatgtacAGATTAAGACAGAAACTGAACATGCAAATGAAGATTACGAAAGGAGAGAAATGAGAATAGGCGAAgacgaagatgaagaagacgaagatgaagaagacGAAGTAGAAGACGAAGAGATTGTGGAAGAGGAAgtggaagaagaagatgaagaggTTGTGGTAGAGGAatatgaagaagaagaagaagaagatgatgatgatgatgaagaagaagaagagcaagaaattgaaatagacAATAGTAAAAATGACAAtcttgaagaagaaaaagttgaaataGACAATgacgaagatgaagaagaagtgGGTATAAGTGAGTATGAAGAAGATGATGATCctgaagaagaggaagaagatgaactagatgaagaagaagaagaggaagaagaagaggataTAGAAGAACTACCACTGGACTTAGTACGTAGAGGagtaaaaacagaaataaaaaaacatgaaaaggAGGAAGTATAA